The Catellatospora citrea DNA segment CGCGATCCGTCGCCCGCGGCGGCGCCGGCGGCGTTGGTGTCGCGAGTCCGGCCCTCGGGCATCAGCCCAGCTCTCGTGCGTCCGGCGAGGCGTGACGGGCGACGTACCCGTTCGGGGAGACCGGCTCGGCGGGCTCCGCCAGGGCCGCCATGAGCTCGTCGCCCATCAGCGAGATCGGCGGCGCGCCCATGGTCACCACGACGTCGCCCTCGCGGGCCCGGCGGACCACCTCACCCGGCACGTCCTCCCAGGACGGCACGAAGATCTTCTGCTCCGGCGGCAGCGGGACGGCCGCGGTCAGCGCCACCCCGCCCTCACCGGGCTCGCGCACCTCGCCGGGGCCGAACACCTCCATGATCACGGCCTCGTCGGCGAGGCCGAGCGCGGTGGCCATCTCCTCCTGCAGGTCCCGGGTGCGGTACATGCGGTAGGGCTGGAACACCACCACCAGGCGGCCGTCCCCGGCCACCTCGCGCAGCGTGTGCAGGGCGGCGGTCATCGAGGTCGGGTGGTAGGCGTACTCGTCGTAGACGCGTACGCCGTTGACGATGCCCTTGAGCTCGAAGCGGCGGCGCACGCCCGGGTGCGCGGCCAGACCCGCGGCCACCACCTCGGGGTCCACGCCCAGTTTGAGCGCGGTCAGCACGGCCGAGGCGCTGTTGAGGCCGAGGTGCCGACCGGGCACCGGCATGGAGAACTCGCCCAGCTCCTGCCCGTCCAGCGCGGCCAGGTAGCGCACGCCCGCAGCGGTCGTGGTGATGTCGGTCAGCCGCAGGTCCGCGTCCGGCGACTCGCCGTACGTGAACACGGTGCGCCCCAGCTCGCGCAGCCGGGCCGTGACCCGCATCGCGCCCGGGTCGTCGGCGCAGGCCACCACGAAGCCGTCCGGCTCCACCAGCGTGCCGAACTCGACGAAGGCGTCCTCCAGGTTGGCCAGCGTGCCGTACGTGTTGAGGTGGTCCTCCTCCACGTTCGTGATGATCGACACGTGCGGCCGGTACAGCAGGAACGACCGGTCGCTCTCGTCGGCCTCGGCGACGAAGAACTCCCCGGTGCCGTGGTGGGCGTTCGAGCCCACCTCGGAGATCTCGCCGCCGATCACGAAGGACGGGGCCAGCCCCGCCTGCTGCAGGATCAGGGTGATCATCGAGGTGGTGGTGGTCTTGCCGTGCGTGCCGGCCACCGCGATGGTGCGCCGCCCGGTCATCGACGCCGCCAGCGCCTCGGAGCGGTGCAGCACGCGCAGCCCGCGCCGGCGCGCCTCGGCCAGCTCGACGTGGTCGGCCGGGATCGCGGTCGAGTAGATGACCGTGTCGACGCCGTCCAGGTTCGACACGTCGTGGCTCATGTAGATGGTGCCGCCCAGCGCCCGCAGCGCCGCCAGCGCGGGCCACTCGCGCAGTTCCGAACCGGACACCGGCACGCCGCGGGTCAGCAGCAGGCGGGCCAGTCCGCTCATGCCGACGCCGCCGACGCCGATCATGTGTACCCGGCCCAGGTCCTCCGCGGTGAGCACACCCGCCGGGATCATCTCTGCCGTCTCCACTGCACGCCTCCCTAGTTTCGCTTCGCCGTCGCCAGCGCGTTCAGCAGGAACGCCCGCAGTTGCTCGTCGCCGTCCCGCCGGCCGTACGCCGCGGCCGCGTAGCCCATCGTGGCCAGCCGGGCCGGGTCCGTGACCAGCGGCAGCACGTTCTGCTCGATCCACTGCGGGGTCAGCTCGGCGTCGTCCACGATAAGTCCACCACCAGCCTCAACGACCGGGAGCGCGTTGCGCCGCTGCTCGCCGTTGCCGTACGGCAGCGGAACGTAGATCGCGGGCACCCCGAGCGCGGCGGTCTCCGCGCAGGTCATCGCGCCACCGCGGCACAGCGCCAGGTCGGCGGCGGCGTAGCCCAGCTCCATCTCGTTGATGAACTTGACCCGCACGTACGGCGCGGCCAGGTCGCTGGGCACGTCGAAGTCCTCGTTGCGGGCCCCGATCACGTGCAGCACCTGCACGCCCGCCGAGGTGAGCGCCTTCGCCGACGCCGCCACGGCCAGGTTGATGGAGCGCGCGCCCTGCGACGCGCCGAACACGAACAGGGTCGGCCGGTGCGGGTCCAGCCCGAAGTGGGCACGGGCCCGCTCGCGCAGCGCCACCCGGTCCAGCGTGGTGATGGACTGGCGCAGCGGCACGCCGACCACGGTCGCGGCGCGCAGTGACTCGTCCTGGCGCGGCTGGTGCGGGAAGCCCACCGCCACGTTCTCGGTGAAGCGCATGCCCAGCTTGTTGGCGACCCCGGCCGGCACGTTCACCTCGTGGATCACGATCGGCGTGTGCCGCCGCCACGCGGCGAGGTAGGCCGGGACGGAGACGTACCCGCCGAAGCCGACGACCGCGTCCGCCTCGACCTCGTCCATGACCGCGCGCGCCGCCTTGGTGGACCGGAACATCCGGTCCGGGGTGCGCAGCAGGTTCATGTTCACCGAGCGGGGCAGCTGGTATGCCGGGATGTGCCGCAGGTCGTAACCGGCCGCCGGGATCAGCTCCGTCTCCAGGCCGCGCGGCGTGCCCAGGCACGTGATGCGCACGTCCGGGTCGTGGCGGCGCAGACAGTCCGCGAACGCCAGCAGCGGGTAGATGTGCCCGCCGGTGCCTCCACCGGCCAGCACCACCGACCGCAACCGGCCGTCACCTGACACCATCACCGTCTCCTCTCACCCGGACCACCTGCGTTGCCGGACCTGCCTGGCGACCCGCCCGGACGGCGGTCCCCCGAAGACTGTCCACCGGCCCGCGTCGCCGGCTCCTTCGCCTGCGGTTCGCGCGCCTTGGCCACTCCCGCCGCCGCGGTCGGCGACGCCGCCGTGTCGGCGGGTCGCGCCGGCGACGGCAGGGGTGGCAACGGGGCCCACACTAGCTGGGCCCACTTCGGGGCCGGACGGGCATGCAGGGCTCGCGCCGCGTCCGGCTCCGCGCGGGCGAACGACGCCAGCATGCCGACCGCCGCCAGGGTCACCACGAGGGCCGTGCCGCCGTCGGAGATGAACGGCAGCGGCAGGCCGGTGATCGGCAGCAGCTTGACCACCCCGCCGATGTTGATGACGGCCTGCGCCACCAGCCACAGCGTCACCGCGCAGGCCGCCATCCGGCGGAACGGGTCGTTGACCCGGCGGGCGATGCGCAGCCCGGTGAAGGTCAGCACGGCGAACAGCGACAGCACCACCAGGCAGCCCACCACGCCCAGCTCCTCGGCGATGACCGCGAAGATGAAGTCGTTGTGCGCGCTGGGCAGCCAGTTCCACTTCAGGCTGCTCTTGCCCAGCCCGACCCCGAACCAGCCGCCGTCGGAGATCGCCAGCAGCCCCTGCTTGGACTGGTAGCACGTGTCGTCGTTGGCGGTGCAGGTGATGACCTCGGCGTCGGACTGGAAGAACGCGCCGAACCGGTCCGACCGGTAGCCGCCCAGGCCGGGCGCGACGATCAGCAGGGCGATGCCGGCCAGGCCGGTGCCGATCAGCATGCCGAAGTAGCGCATCGGCGTGCCGGCCGCCCAGAGCAGGCCGATGAACAGGATCAGCAGGCACAGCATGGTGCCCAGGTCGGTGTAGCCGACCAGCACGAACAGCAGTCCCACCAGCGGGAACAGCGGCGAGAACAGCTCGCGCAGGCGCACGATCGAGTTGCCCTTGCGGGTCAGCACGTCCGCGCCCCACAGCACCAGTGCGAACTTCGCCAGCTCGGACGGTTGCAGCTGGACCGGCCCGATGTACAGCCACAGCGTCTCGGAGTGGACGAAGCCGATTTGCGGCTTGGGCAGCACCTCGGAGGCGTGCAGCAGGGCGATGCCGTCCATCAGCACCAGCAGCACGATCGACACGGTCAGCGCCACCGGGGCCATGGCCCGGAAGGTGCGCCGCGGCAGGCGCTGGCAGACCCAGAACGCGGCCAGACCCACCACCGCGGCGATGACCTGCTGCGCGATGACCGCGAACGCGTTGCCGCTGGCGCTGTACGCCGCGACGCTGGTCGCCGAGTACACCATCGCCAGCCCGATCACCAGCAGCAGGCCGGCGCTGGCCAGCAGGAGGTAGTACGAGGCGAGCGGTCGCGACAGCAGCCCGCGCAGGGCGGCCAGCCAGGTGAACAGGTCCACCCGCAGGGCGCGGGGAGCCGGCGTGCCCGCCTCGGCGGGCGGGGCTGCCGTACGGGCGTCACCGGTCATCGAGAGGACTCCGATCTCGGCCGCTGCGGACGGGGTGCTGTTCTGTTGTGCCGGGCGCGGGCGCGGGACGGGTCAGCCGGGCAGGGCGCGGACCGCCTCGGCGAACGCTTCGCCGCGGCGGGCATAGCTGGGGAACATGTCCAGGGACGCGGCGGCGGGGGCCAGCAGCACGGTGTCGCCCGGCTCGGCCAGCCGGGCGGCCGCCTGCACGACCTCCGCCATCGCCCCATCATCCGTGCGGGCGACGTCCACCACGGGCAGTTGCGGCGCGTGTCGCGCGAGCGCCGCGGCGATCTCGGCCCGGTCCACGCCGAGCAGCACCGCCCCGGCGAGCCGCGGCGCGACCCGGGCCGTCAGCTCGTCGATGTCCACGCCCTTGAGCTGCCCGCCGGCCACCCACACGATCCGCTCGTACGAGGTCAGCGACGCCTGCGCGGCGTGCGGGTTGGTCGCCTTGCTGTCGTCGACCCAGGTCACCCCGTCGACCACGGCCACGTGCGCGTTGCGGTGCGGTTCGGGCACGTAACCGGCCAGGCCGCGCCGGATCGCCTCGTGCGGCACGCCCACCGACCGGGCCAGCGCGGCGGCGGCCAGGGCGTTGGCCACGTTGTGCGCGCCGACCGGGTGGATGTCGGCCAGGGTGGCCAGCTCGTGGGCGTCACCGTCGCCGGTGCGGTCCACGAGCACGTCCTCGACCACGCCGACGCAGCCGCGCGGCGGCACGTCGAGGGTGAAGCCGACCAGCGGGCCGGCCGGCCCTGCCGCGTGCAGCCCCTCCAGCAGCGCCCTGACGCGCGGATCGTCGAGGTTGCCGACCGCGGTGCCCCCGGTGGCCGCCGAGCGCCACACGGCGGTCTTGGCCCCCGCGTAGTGGTCGAAGCCGCCGTGCCAGTCCAGGTGGTCGTCGGCGAGGTTGAGCAGCGCGCCGCCGTGCGGGGCCAGCGTCGAGGACCAGTGCAGCTGGAAGCTGGACAGCTCGACGGCCAGCACCTCGTATCCGGCGGGGCCGCCGGCCTGGGCGTCGACCAGCGGCACGCCGATGTTGCCCAGCGCCGCGGTGCGCAGGCCGGCCGCCTTCAGGATCGCGGCCAGCATGGTGACCGTGGTGGTCTTGCCGTTGGTGCCGGTGACCGCCAGCCAGCGGGGGCCGTCCGGCTTGCGCAGCCGCCAGGCCAGCTCCGGTTCGCTGTACACCGCGATGCCGGCTGCCGCGGCGGCCAGGGCCAGCGGGTGGTGCGGCGGGATGCCGGGCGTCACGACCAGGTCGTCGACCCCGGACAGCAGCTGCCCGGGGTCGGGCTCGCCGATCACCACGGGGATGCCCAGGCCGGCGAGCCGCTCGGTGACCTCCGACGCCGTCCGGTCGACGACGGTCACCTTGGCGCCGAGGCCCGCCAGGGCGGTGGCGCAGGCGGCTCCGGCCACCCGCGCCCCGGCCACCAGCACCGAACGGCCCTCGTACATCGATGTCACCCCATCACGCGCAGGAAGTCGCTGTAGAAGATGCCCAGGCCGATCGCCACCCCGATGCCGCCGATGATCCAGAAGCGGACGACGATGTTGACCTGGCTCCAGCCTGCCAACTCGAAGTGGTGGTGCAGCGGCGACATGCGGAAGACGCGTTTGCCGGTGGTCCGGAAGGAGATCACCTGGATCACCAGCGACATCGTGATGATCACGAACAGGCCGCCGATGATGGGCAGCAGCAGCAGGGTGCGCGTCGACATGGCCAGGCCCGCGATGAGCCCGCCCAGCGCGAGCGCACCGGTGTCGCCCATGAAGATGCGGGCCGGCGAGGTGTTCCACCACAGGAAGCCGACCAGTGCGCCGGCCGCCGCGGCGGCGATCATCGCCACTTCCAGCGGGTCGCGTACCGCATAGCAGTAGTTGTTGGGGTTCGCGGCGTAGCCGGAGGTGTCGGCGCACCAGTGCTGGTACTGCCAGGCCGCGATGAAGCTGTACGCCCCGATCACCATCACCGAGGTGCCGGTGGCCAGGCCGTCCAGGCCGTCGGTCAGGTTCACGCCGTTGGTCGCGCCCAGCACGACGAACACGAACAGGACGATCGCGGCCACCTTGCCGATGTCCAGCCAGCCGATGTCCCGGACGAACGAGATCTTGGTGGAGCCGACCGTCTCGGTGTTCGAGCCCGGGTCGCTCAGCGCGATGATGCCGAACGCCGCGCCGACCAGCAGCTGGCCCAGCAGCTTGCCGCGCTTGTTCAGGCCGCCGCTGTTGCGCCGGCGCACCTTGAGGAAGTCGTCGATGAAGCCGACCGCGCCGGAGAACACGAACAGGCCGAGCAGCACCAGCGCGGTGATGGTCGGGGTGATCTGGGCGATCTGCTTCTCGGGCAGGGTGGTCAGGCTCAGGTGCGCCACCACGTAGGCGATGACGGTGGCGAAGATGAACACCACGCCGCCCATCGTGGGCGTGCCCTTCTTGGCCAGGTGGGTCTGCGGCCCGTCGGTGCGGATGGGCTGGGCCGCCTTGAGCCGGGTGAAGGCTTTGATGGCAAGGGGGGTGCCGAAGAGGGATACCGCGAACGCCACCAGGATCGCGACGATGATGGATCTCATCGGTGGCCGTCTCCGTCACTCGCACCCTGCAGGGCACGTGTCTCGCGCAGTGCGTCCACCACATCCCAGGTCCGGTAACGCGAACCCTTCACCAGCACGACGTCCGCGGACCGCAGACGCTCCCGCAGCACACCGATCGCCGCGGCCTGATCGCTGACCAGCACCGACTCACCTTCCCACTGCCGCACCGAGGCCGCGCCGTCGAGGATCGGCGCGGCCGACTCGCCCACCACGATGAGCAGGCCGACGCCGAGCGTAGCCGCCAGCGCTCCCACCTCGGCATGGCCGTCGCGCTCCGCCGGACCGAGCTCGGCGTGGTAGCCGAGCACCGCCACGGTGCGCCGCTCGTCCTGACCTGCGCCGCCGAGGGTGCGCAGCGCGCGCAGCGCCGCCGCGGTCGAGGCCGGATTCGCGTTGTACGAGTCGTCGATGACCGTGACACCGTCGGCACGATCGAAAACATCCATCCTTCGGGTCGAGACGGCGCGCAACCGGGCCAGCGCCGCGGGCAGTTCGGCCCACGGCAGGCCGCAGCGCAGCGCGACGGCAGCCGCCAGCAGCGTGTTGCCCACCTGGTGTGCGCCGGTCAGCCCCAGCTCCACCCGTGCGGACTCGGTTCCTCGCACCACGGTGTACGAGGGACGCCCGCGCCCGTCCAGCACCACGTCCACGGCCCGCAGGTCCGCGTTCTCGGCCTGACCCACCAGCACCGACGGCGCGGCGGTGACGCCGGCCATCGCCGCGACCCGCGGGTCGTCGCCGTTGAGCACGGCCAGCCCGGTCGCGGGCAGCGCCTGCACGATCTCGGACTTGGCCAGGGCGATGCCCTCCACCGAGCCGAACTCGCCGATGTGCGCCACCCCGACGTTGACCACCACGCCGATGCTCGGCGGGGCGATCTCGCAGAGGTCCTTGATGTGCCCGACGCCGCGCGCGCCCATCTCCAGCACCAGGAAACGGGTGTCCGCGTCGGCCTTCAGCACGGTGTACGGCAGCCCGAGCTCGTTGTTGAACGTGCCCGGCGGGGCCACGGTCGGGCCCAGCTCGCTCAGCAGCCCGCCGATCAGGTCCTTGGTGGTGGTCTTGCCGGACGAGCCGGTGATCGCCACGACGGTCGTGTCGAGCCGGTCCAGCACGGCACGGGCCAGCCGGGCCAGCGCGACCAGCGGGTCGGCGACCACGATCGTCGGCAGCTCCGCCACCGGGCGCGAGCCGAGCACCGCCACCGCGCCGGCGACCGCGGCGGCCGGGGCGAAGTCGTGCCCGTCGGCCTTCTCCCCCGCGAACGCGACGAACAGGCCGCCGGTGCCGATCTTGCGGGAGTCGAACTCCACGGTGCCGGTCACCCGCGTCTGCGGGTCGCCGCCGTGCAGCTCGCCGTCGACGGCGGCGGCGATCTCGACCAGGCTCAGCGGGATCATCGGCCCTCCTCGGGTGCGGTGGCCGGGTCGGCCTGGTCTGGCGCGGCGTCGCGCGGTGCGGCAGCCGTCCGGCCGGAGCCGTGGCGGGCCGCCAGCGCGGCGGCCAGCTCGATGCGGTCGTCGAACGGCAGCACCTCGCCGTTGATCTCCTGGCCGGTCTCGTGGCCCTTGCCGAGCAGCGCGATCACGTCACCGTCCTTGGCCCGCTCCACCGCCTCGGCGATGGCCGCGCGCCGGCCGGCGATCTCGACGACCTCGGCCGCGGCGCCCGCCGTGCCCGCGAGCACGCCGCTGCGGACCACGGCCGGGTCCTCGGTGCGCGGGTTGTCGTCGGTGACGATGAGCAGGTCGGAGCCCTGCGCCCCGGCCGCGCCCATGAGCGGGCGCTTGCCGGTGTCCCGGTCGCCGCCCGCGCCCAGCACGCAGATCAGGCGGCCGCCGCGCGCGTCGGCCAGCGAGCGCAGGGCCAGCAGCGCCGCCTCGATCGCGCCGACCTTGTGCGCGTAGTCGACCACGCCCACCACCGGGCCGGGCGCGTCGACCTGCTCCAGCCGGCCGGGCAC contains these protein-coding regions:
- the mraY gene encoding phospho-N-acetylmuramoyl-pentapeptide-transferase, encoding MRSIIVAILVAFAVSLFGTPLAIKAFTRLKAAQPIRTDGPQTHLAKKGTPTMGGVVFIFATVIAYVVAHLSLTTLPEKQIAQITPTITALVLLGLFVFSGAVGFIDDFLKVRRRNSGGLNKRGKLLGQLLVGAAFGIIALSDPGSNTETVGSTKISFVRDIGWLDIGKVAAIVLFVFVVLGATNGVNLTDGLDGLATGTSVMVIGAYSFIAAWQYQHWCADTSGYAANPNNYCYAVRDPLEVAMIAAAAAGALVGFLWWNTSPARIFMGDTGALALGGLIAGLAMSTRTLLLLPIIGGLFVIITMSLVIQVISFRTTGKRVFRMSPLHHHFELAGWSQVNIVVRFWIIGGIGVAIGLGIFYSDFLRVMG
- a CDS encoding FtsW/RodA/SpoVE family cell cycle protein, whose amino-acid sequence is MTGDARTAAPPAEAGTPAPRALRVDLFTWLAALRGLLSRPLASYYLLLASAGLLLVIGLAMVYSATSVAAYSASGNAFAVIAQQVIAAVVGLAAFWVCQRLPRRTFRAMAPVALTVSIVLLVLMDGIALLHASEVLPKPQIGFVHSETLWLYIGPVQLQPSELAKFALVLWGADVLTRKGNSIVRLRELFSPLFPLVGLLFVLVGYTDLGTMLCLLILFIGLLWAAGTPMRYFGMLIGTGLAGIALLIVAPGLGGYRSDRFGAFFQSDAEVITCTANDDTCYQSKQGLLAISDGGWFGVGLGKSSLKWNWLPSAHNDFIFAVIAEELGVVGCLVVLSLFAVLTFTGLRIARRVNDPFRRMAACAVTLWLVAQAVINIGGVVKLLPITGLPLPFISDGGTALVVTLAAVGMLASFARAEPDAARALHARPAPKWAQLVWAPLPPLPSPARPADTAASPTAAAGVAKAREPQAKEPATRAGGQSSGDRRPGGSPGRSGNAGGPGERRR
- the murG gene encoding undecaprenyldiphospho-muramoylpentapeptide beta-N-acetylglucosaminyltransferase produces the protein MVSGDGRLRSVVLAGGGTGGHIYPLLAFADCLRRHDPDVRITCLGTPRGLETELIPAAGYDLRHIPAYQLPRSVNMNLLRTPDRMFRSTKAARAVMDEVEADAVVGFGGYVSVPAYLAAWRRHTPIVIHEVNVPAGVANKLGMRFTENVAVGFPHQPRQDESLRAATVVGVPLRQSITTLDRVALRERARAHFGLDPHRPTLFVFGASQGARSINLAVAASAKALTSAGVQVLHVIGARNEDFDVPSDLAAPYVRVKFINEMELGYAAADLALCRGGAMTCAETAALGVPAIYVPLPYGNGEQRRNALPVVEAGGGLIVDDAELTPQWIEQNVLPLVTDPARLATMGYAAAAYGRRDGDEQLRAFLLNALATAKRN
- a CDS encoding UDP-N-acetylmuramoyl-tripeptide--D-alanyl-D-alanine ligase codes for the protein MIPLSLVEIAAAVDGELHGGDPQTRVTGTVEFDSRKIGTGGLFVAFAGEKADGHDFAPAAAVAGAVAVLGSRPVAELPTIVVADPLVALARLARAVLDRLDTTVVAITGSSGKTTTKDLIGGLLSELGPTVAPPGTFNNELGLPYTVLKADADTRFLVLEMGARGVGHIKDLCEIAPPSIGVVVNVGVAHIGEFGSVEGIALAKSEIVQALPATGLAVLNGDDPRVAAMAGVTAAPSVLVGQAENADLRAVDVVLDGRGRPSYTVVRGTESARVELGLTGAHQVGNTLLAAAVALRCGLPWAELPAALARLRAVSTRRMDVFDRADGVTVIDDSYNANPASTAAALRALRTLGGAGQDERRTVAVLGYHAELGPAERDGHAEVGALAATLGVGLLIVVGESAAPILDGAASVRQWEGESVLVSDQAAAIGVLRERLRSADVVLVKGSRYRTWDVVDALRETRALQGASDGDGHR
- the murC gene encoding UDP-N-acetylmuramate--L-alanine ligase, which produces MIPAGVLTAEDLGRVHMIGVGGVGMSGLARLLLTRGVPVSGSELREWPALAALRALGGTIYMSHDVSNLDGVDTVIYSTAIPADHVELAEARRRGLRVLHRSEALAASMTGRRTIAVAGTHGKTTTTSMITLILQQAGLAPSFVIGGEISEVGSNAHHGTGEFFVAEADESDRSFLLYRPHVSIITNVEEDHLNTYGTLANLEDAFVEFGTLVEPDGFVVACADDPGAMRVTARLRELGRTVFTYGESPDADLRLTDITTTAAGVRYLAALDGQELGEFSMPVPGRHLGLNSASAVLTALKLGVDPEVVAAGLAAHPGVRRRFELKGIVNGVRVYDEYAYHPTSMTAALHTLREVAGDGRLVVVFQPYRMYRTRDLQEEMATALGLADEAVIMEVFGPGEVREPGEGGVALTAAVPLPPEQKIFVPSWEDVPGEVVRRAREGDVVVTMGAPPISLMGDELMAALAEPAEPVSPNGYVARHASPDARELG
- the murD gene encoding UDP-N-acetylmuramoyl-L-alanine--D-glutamate ligase; the encoded protein is MYEGRSVLVAGARVAGAACATALAGLGAKVTVVDRTASEVTERLAGLGIPVVIGEPDPGQLLSGVDDLVVTPGIPPHHPLALAAAAAGIAVYSEPELAWRLRKPDGPRWLAVTGTNGKTTTVTMLAAILKAAGLRTAALGNIGVPLVDAQAGGPAGYEVLAVELSSFQLHWSSTLAPHGGALLNLADDHLDWHGGFDHYAGAKTAVWRSAATGGTAVGNLDDPRVRALLEGLHAAGPAGPLVGFTLDVPPRGCVGVVEDVLVDRTGDGDAHELATLADIHPVGAHNVANALAAAALARSVGVPHEAIRRGLAGYVPEPHRNAHVAVVDGVTWVDDSKATNPHAAQASLTSYERIVWVAGGQLKGVDIDELTARVAPRLAGAVLLGVDRAEIAAALARHAPQLPVVDVARTDDGAMAEVVQAAARLAEPGDTVLLAPAAASLDMFPSYARRGEAFAEAVRALPG